One stretch of Cervus canadensis isolate Bull #8, Minnesota chromosome 5, ASM1932006v1, whole genome shotgun sequence DNA includes these proteins:
- the TMEM127 gene encoding transmembrane protein 127: MYAPGGAGLPGGRRRRSPGGSALPKQPERSLASALPGALSITALCTALAEPAWLHIHGGTCSRQELGVSDVLGYVHPDLLKDFCMNPQTVLLLRVIAAFCFLGILCSLSAFLLDVFGPKHPALKITRRYAFAHILTVLQCATVIGFSYWASELILAQQQQHKKYHGSQVYVTFAVSFYLVAGAGGASILATAANLLRHYPTEEEEQALELLSEMEENEPYPAEYEVINQFQPPPAYTP; the protein is encoded by the exons ATGTACGCCCCCGGAGGCGCAGGGCTGCCCGGCGGGCGCCGGCGGAGAAGCCCGGGAGGCAGCGCTCTGCCCAAGCAGCCGGAGCGTAGTCTGGCCTCGGCCCTGCCGggtgccctgtccatcaccgcgCTCTGCACCGCGCTCGCCGAGCCTGCCTGGCTGCACATCCACGGTGGCACCTGTTCCCGCCAAGAGCTGGGGGTCTCCGACGTCCTAGGCTACGTGCACCCGGACCTGCTGAAAG ACTTCTGCATGAATCCCCAGACAGTCCTGCTCCTGCGGGTCATTGCTGCCTTCTGCTTCCTGGGCATCCTGTGCAGCCTTTCTGCGTTCCTTCTGGATGTCTTCGGGCCCAAGCATCCTGCCCTAAAGATCACCCGTCGCTATGCCTTCGCCCACATCCTCACGG TCCTGCAGTGTGCCACAGTCATCGGCTTCTCTTACTGGGCTTCCGAACTCATCCTGgcccagcagcagcaacataagAAGTACCACGGGTCCCAGGTGTACGTCACCTTTGCTGTTAGCTTCTACCTGGTGGCTGGCGCTGGTGGGGCCTCCATCCTGGCCACAGCGGCCAACCTCCTGCGCCACTACCCCacggaggaggaggagcaagCGCTGGAGCTGCTCTCGGAGATGGAGGAGAACGAGCCCTACCCGGCAGAGTACGAAGTCATCAACCAGTTCCAGCCGCCCCCGGCCTACACACCCTAG